The following are from one region of the Silene latifolia isolate original U9 population chromosome 9, ASM4854445v1, whole genome shotgun sequence genome:
- the LOC141602153 gene encoding uncharacterized protein LOC141602153: protein MFDTIIIKIQQAVAHWSNCFLSYAGKLQLINSIVFGLENFWCSTVLLPKTVISHINKLCKDFFWGIPVGSRRMVFKSWRHISSPWSSGGFNIKDLEAWNYSLLIKWLSISASDQGLWSRWVQSYILKHEDIWHITSKAHFPSSFKSIVASRDRLVELSGSISAAQNLLHSWMPGSKLKLQQVYGFFRNAPLAGSWTKGLLHSQIIPGHRIVCSMAVHNQLATIDNLKIRGMQFINRCSLCEHAEESHDHLFFRCSYSRFDPASVLAWMGHLRLGLSLHDELIFPLKGARDWQIAWFAVSLTTSVH, encoded by the coding sequence ATGTTTGAtactatcatcatcaaaatccagCAAGCTGTGGCTCACTGGTCAAACTGTTTCTTATCCTATGCTGGTAAATTGCAACTCATCAATTCTATAGTTTTTGGGCTCGAGAACTTTTGGTGTTCCACTGTTCTTTTACCTAAAACTGTGATTTCCCATATTAATAAGCTTTGTAAGGATTTCTTCTGGGGTATACCTGTGGGATCCAGAAGAATGGTCTTTAAAAGTTGGCGCCATATTTCTTCTCCTTGGTCTTCTGGAGGCTTTAACATCAAAGACTTGGAAGCATGGAATTATTCTCTCTTGATCAAATGGCTTTCTATTTCTGCTTCTGATCAGGGCTTATGGAGTAGATGGGTTCAGTCTTATATTCTTAAGCATGAGGATATTTGGCATATTACTTCCAAAGCTCATTTTCCTTCCAGTTTCAAAAGCATTGTAGCCTCTAGAGACAGACTGGTGGAGCTTTCTGGTTCTATCTCTGCTGCTCAGAATCTCCTTCACAGTTGGATGCCTGGTTCAAAGTTAAAATTACAGCAGGTTTATGGGTTCTTCAGGAATGCTCCCCTTGCTGGTTCTTGGACCAAAGGTCTCTTGCACTCTCAAATTATTCCTGGCCACAGAATTGTTTGTTCTATGGCTGTTCATAATCAACTAGCTACTATTGATAACCTCAAGATTAGGGGTATGCAGTTTATCAACAGATGCTCCCTTTGTGAACATGCTGAGGAGTCTCATGATCATCTGTTTTTCAGATGTTCTTATTCTCGCTTTGATCCGGCATCGGTTCTAGCATGGATGGGTCACCTGAGGTTGGGTCTCTCCCTTCATGATGAACTGATCTTTCCTCTTAAAGGTGCAAGGGACTGGCAGATTGCTTGGTTTGCTGTGTCTCTCACTACCTCAGTTCATTAG